A portion of the Diprion similis isolate iyDipSimi1 chromosome 4, iyDipSimi1.1, whole genome shotgun sequence genome contains these proteins:
- the LOC124405634 gene encoding piezo-type mechanosensitive ion channel component isoform X2, producing MLGDDALIPGEVESAGVAATAEEQWQGKAAPRDAGKIDMGKYWLNVVLLRVVLPVILTLCAVWRPTGLSVIYLALMLYLPMVPIPSSKTMNGHTGRYLIVAMGLCFLTAVIQITFQFVLLALQPYGHFLKDCEFLETILRHFGLVRFNNATTWMVFYWLSPELVSLPSIVLLYVFCRRLTHERQQGDEDRFSTKESAPPSQKVIDFLGTVGTYAVLFSLCCVGTLQPSVEGGLYFLVFLGAGTLWACNTELRRGFAIVCRLVMMLALIHVVVILTYQTPWPQAQLPADSPWARYLGLVPVYTSNCTNSREVDVAADDWVSFTEPVRLIWLYYILALQSQFLIQKPGFNQAMTSQPDENTPLMRFGSGRAGLLQDSTGSVIIQDGHHDDSIQMQSMSEGATEEQPGVFEQVIMAFYAIFQLIIQSSYLATNIVMMAWSITYHSWTTFVLLLWAIILWMVPNKRSWMMKCSPFIVMYATLLLITQFIFNLNLTKDELPDMIYDVELSQIGFTKTDQLHSWHLLVKCLYTTMFWITMRQYMVERKQQRRSSALRDMVAPLHVSVSTATTAMQQEMPEIRSKFMKDVGTLIQRILTKFWIAVVAIMLFTSGITGERMTVFRIIYMSLFLVFVITFQISWFAWRRMMYGFWITVIAYSVIMLILVYTYQFHKFDDYWTYINVDKDLQKDIGLETYQTKDLFVRLLTPTFFVIITVVQMHYFHQDFLNVTDIEKMRPVAATDVSQNQTNEPQAETSVAAAVGQIPRSIYTLKQLKQMSKMEKKALLQQVLKRLHNFYNHVWLFLEIHMEKIIFSSMMLLCVSDVCAIHFLFVLTIVIAINLRQSIQIAAIKVMTATIAVLMVIKMLYQIEYISHNSYDRNCTNNISANDSPLASNQTIYNIAEWIGMRKELPNRLPILLKGYIGIITVTTFRGIILVRQMFYRQMRGLSLKTPLIMFPSITRKDADMGIIECLKFLFNYGFYKFGLELCFIAIIALISTRLDFYSVLYAAWLGFLYCFRRPTLSKLWPIFQCFGILIIPIQYFIVVAPPPWLCIKYPWYESEFLRDLQEWMFFPDPDFPPNSKKLLCDFFLLLMITRQRLVFYIEALQKETGEEYSAGHNYSVYMDMEKPHFINPVGDFVSHAHTWLDVIKRGVLSSLLWISLSIMFLAGTNRTNLFSLGYLVGAFVFLWQGSDFYLRPIRIILKWWNVLIGYNITVIMLKTVLQGIGCIYMEELEDSACWLVQLLGIACLKKFKSNVPGGFIDDKCRVPREDIGMVWDALCFAFLIMQKRLFKSYYFFHIVDETKAMSILASRGAELLEELHEKRIEKQDSMEKTILEKLKFKMDKIKASQKKIMGPVYKDPVSHRADLLYPGSRPLYRRRPPTTNREAVRSGDYYMFDDMDDDDVSELVADDEDKKEEKKQRKRDPPGRRMTISELVNTVLKTDIEIATHVALHGGTPQDALQIRRRSEPMTRKKSSMSYLSARSETDTAAPVDDRDDARSIDSADQDGAEREMRADDLTRTSIPSEDEDENVEDEKKISITTYFKFVWAFINSAIVSMTKHLNIYSQDYRYIRKVLTEEKKNLKQKPDFRTGTRLGISQIWQPITKTQQASSTSTIGNNTDETSEEGSRPVGQPRRLQDRKESSLTVPHIRILAPSLERGLDMSSSSSSSIISQTTISHPDEGQAELSEKDQPPIIQLLVSIWFVILAHSNLMCYFMVFLHQIKNASILSLPLPLMVFLWGTLTIPRPSKTFWVTLIAYTEIVVIIKCVFQFAVLPWNNDAPTNKPFLAQRIIGIERKSNYALWDLLILLIVFFHRLMLKSLGQWNTSTPKARKVIPSHLLIDTTQSPIVGDRGQGEQTVVRTEDVLIEDNNQIRRESLRRSGDERDLSSLAGDNDRTLIIRTEEIDPCDENLTTAIGMTAKKYVEPMKIYFQNILNANGKEKTNVYAYMFFCDFFNFLLIIFGFSAFGTQQGDGGVAAYLSENRVPMPFLLMLLLQFALIVIDRALFLRKYILGKLIFQYCLVVGIHIWMFFILPSVTERQFNEKLPPQIWYMVKCFYLLLAAYQLRLGYPTRILGNFLCKKYSIVNYCLFKLFMIVPFLFELRAVMDWIWTDTSMTIMDWFKMEDIFASIYQLKCMRGVETDFPQPRGIKKQQMSKYLTGGIALFLMIGIIWFPLLLFALGGTVGVSNIPYEVSMKLRIGSYEPIYAMSAQNSSITTYSDTEFTKLQQLYATDRSAATFLENYIHSDVAAVKLGASSRRLWAISPPDLDRLKAELNSSLTVTMHVEWSVARKTDVKDVGEVATTLRDIQLPATINGQPNRLRLALLKMLTLQDQTTDGSSVSSEIITLFNAFPKFLKVTNRLTDVVPQLMNFPEIVREDETNTDYLYRNVTLMLSGNFNCCAPQKWWIVNEDCTDIIYTNRLKEIPENDCKNIMMLLFNDKAFPKELSFISGVGILGLYTTAVILVSQMLRRNVSEMAPKIMFEDLPYVDRILRLCLDIYLVRESGELCLEEDLFAKLIFLYRSPETLIRWTRPPEPGEQADDNEDGNAEEREEHGGMQAA from the exons GTCAGCAGGGGTAGCAGCGACAGCAGAAGAGCAGTGGCAGGGAAAGGCTGCACCGCGCGACGCCGGGAAAATCGACATGGGAAAGTATTGGCTGAACGTTGTCCTCCTTCGAGTCGTCCTTCCGGTCATCCTCACCCTTT gtGCAGTATGGAGGCCTACGGGATTATCGGTCATCTACTTGGCCCTGATGTTGTACCTGCCTATGGTGCCGATACCATCCAGCAAAACGATGAACGGACACACTGGTCGTTACTTAATCGTCGCAATGGGTCTGTGCTTCCTAACAGCCGTCATACAAATAACGTTTCAATTCGTGCTGTTGGCCTTGCAACCCTATGGGCACTTCCTGAAAGATT GCGAATTCTTAGAGACAATCTTAAGACACTTCGGTCTTGTAAGATTTAACAACGCTACAACGTGGATGGTGTTTTACTGGCTCAGTCCAGAGCTCGTCTCCTTACCCTCCATTGTCCTCCTGTATGTCTTTTGTCGGAGGTTGACTCATGAAAGACAACAAGGAGATGAAGATCGGTTCAGCACCAAAGAATCCGCACCTCCGTCACAGAAG GTGATTGATTTCTTGGGTACTGTAGGTACCTATGCGGTACTTTTTTCGTTGTGCTGTGTTGGCACTCTACAGCCGTCCGTGGAAGGAGGACTATATTTTCTTGTCTTCCTTGGAGCGGGAACATTGTGGGCTTGTAACACGGAGCTGAGGCGAGGCTTTGCAATAGTCTGCAGGCTTGTAATGATGCTTGCTCTTATACATGTGGTTGTAATTCTGACGTACCAAACTCCATGGCCTCAGGCGCAGCTTCCAGCAGATAGCCCTTGGGCCCGTTATCTTGGTCTTGTACCCGTCTATACAAGTAATTGCACCAATTCAAGGGAAGTTGATGTCGCAGCTGACGACTGGGTCAGCTTCACCGAACCAGTGAGGCTCATATGGCTGTACTACATTCTTGCACTACAGTCTCAATTCCTAATTCAAAAACCT GGGTTCAACCAGGCCATGACATCACAGCCTGACGAGAATACACCC CTGATGCGGTTTGGTTCTGGACGGGCTGGACTTCTTCAAGATTCAACGGGTAGCGTCATTATTCAAGACGGGCATCACGATGACAGTATTCAGATGCAGTCCATGAGTGAAG GGGCCACAGAAGAGCAGCCTGGGGTATTTGAACAAGTTATCATGGCATTCTACGCAATATTTCAACTTATAATTCAGTCATCGTATTTGGCTACAAATATTGTCATGATG GCTTGGAGTATAACGTATCACAGTTGGACAACATTTGTTCTCCTATTGTGGGCAATAATATTATGGATGGTGCCAAACAAGCGATCATGGATGATGAAGTGTTCTCCTTTCATCGTTATGTATGCAACTCTGCTACTAATCACgcaattcatatttaatttgaACCTAACTAAGGATGAGCTACCAGATATGATTTATGATGTTGAACTCTCGCAGATTGGATTTACTAAAACTGACCAATTACATAGTTGGCATCTCCTTGTGAag TGTCTTTATACGACTATGTTTTGGATAACAATGAGACAATACATGGTGGAACGAAAACAACAACGCCGATCATCTGCCTTAAGAGATATGGTAGCTCCTCTTCATGTATCTGTCTCGACAGCAACTACAGCGATGCAACAAGAGATGCCGGAGATAAGAAGTAAATTTATGAAAGATGTTGGAACATTAATTCAACGGATACTAACGAAATTTTGGATTGCTGTTGTCGCTATTATGTTATTCACCAGTGGTATCACCGGTGAGCGCATGACAGTATTTAGAATCATTTATATGTCGCTGTTCCTTGTCTTCGTCATCACTTTCCAG atatcatgGTTTGCTTGGAGAAGAATGATGTATGGATTTTGGATCACTGTTATTGCATACTCCGTCATTATGCTCATCCTTGTCTATACCTACcaatttcacaaatttgaCGATTATTGGACATACATAAACGTTGATAAAGACTT gCAGAAGGATATAGGCTTAGAAACATATCAGACGAAGGATCTTTTTGTACGCCTACTAACACCTACGTTTTTTGTCATAATCACCGTCGTGCAGATGCACTATTTTCATCAAGACTTTTTGAACGTGACAGATATTGAAAAGATGAG GCCTGTAGCAGCCACAGACGTCAGCCAAAATCAGACAAATGAACCTCAAGCAGAGACCTCAGTTGCCGCTGCTGTAGGACAAATACCAAGATCAATATACACGCTGAAGCAGTTGAAAC AAATGTCAAAGATGGAGAAAAAGGCACTTCTTCAACAAGTTCTAAAGCGCTTGCACAACTTCTATAACCATGTTTGGTTATTCCTGGAAATTCACAtggagaaaattatattttcttcaatgatGCTGCTCTGCGTCAGTGAT GTATGTGCAATTCACTTCCTGTTTGTCCTTACAATAGTGATAGCGATAAATCTTCGACAGAGCATACAGATAGCTGCAATCAAGGTAATGACCGCGACTATAGCAGTTCTGATGGTCATTAAAATGCTCTATCAAATAGAATACATCAGCCACAACAGCTATGATAGGAATTGTACA AACAACATATCTGCTAATGACTCGCCACTTGCTTCGAACCAAACGATCTATAATATTGCAGAATGGATAGGAATGAGGAAAGAGCTACCAAACAGGCTGCCTATACTCTTGAAGGGATACATTGGCATAATAACTGTAACTACGTTTCGAGGAATCATTTTAGTGCGACAAATGTTCTATAGGCAGATGAGAGGCCTCTCTTTGAAAACTCCACTGATCATGTTCCCAAGTATCACAAGGAAAGACGCAGATATGGGAATCATTGAGTGTCTGAAGTTCTTGTTCAATTACGGGTTTTATAAATTTGGCCTTGAATTGTGTTTTATAGCAATTATTGCTCTCATCAGCACCAGACTTGACTTTTATTCCGTACTCTACGCAGCCTGGCTGGGGTTTTTATACTGCTTCCGCAGACCCACATTGTCTAAATTATGGCCGATTTTTCAGTGCTTTGGTATTCTGATCATACCCATACAATATTTCATTGTAGTTGCTCCACCACCATGGCTCTGCATTA AATACCCGTGGTATGAATCGGAGTTTCTTCGTGATTTACAGGAGTGGATGTTCTTTCCAGACCCAGACTTTCCAccaaattcaaaaaaacttcttt gtgacttttttcttctactcaTGATCACACGTCAACGACTGGTCTTTTATATCGAGGCGTTGCAAAAAGAAACTGGTGAAGAATATTCAGCAGGTCATAATTACAGCGTGTATATGGATATGGAGAAACCACATTTTATTAATCCTGTGGGAGATTTTGTGTCACACGCTCATACATGGCTAGACGTCATTAAGCGGGGGGTACTCTCCAGCTTGCTCTGGATATCACTGTCCATCATGTTCTTAGCTGGTACCAACAGAACCAATCTCTTCTCGTTAGGATACTTGGTTGGAGCATTTGTGTTTCTCTGGCAGGGTAGTGATTTCTATCTTCGTCCGATAAGAATTATCCTAAAATGGTGGAACGTTTTGATTGGTTATAACATCACAGTCATTATGCTAAAGACAGTGTTACAAGGGATTGGATGCATATACATGGAAGAG CTCGAAGATTCTGCTTGTTGGCTTGTTCAACTCCTGGGTATTGCAtgcctgaagaaattcaagagtAACGTACCTGGAGGTTTTATAGATGACAAGTGTCGGGTACCAAGGGAGGATATTGGAATGGTTTGGGATGCATTATGCTTTGCATTTCTGATAATGCAAAAGCGACTGTTCAAGAGCTATTACTTCTTCCATATCGTAGATGAGACCAAAGCAATGAGCATCCTAGCTTCTCGAGGTGCTGAACTCCTCGAAGAGTTACACGAAAAGAGAATAGAAAAGCAAGACTCAatggaaaaaacaattttggaaaaacttaaattcaaaatggacAAGATCAAAGCGAgtcaaaagaaaataatgggCCCTGTTTACAAAGATCCAGTTTCCCATCGTGCTG ATTTACTCTATCCAGGATCGCGACCATTGTACAGACGTCGTCCTCCAACGACTAACAGAGAGG CCGTTAGATCCGGTGACTACTACATGTTTGACGATATGGATGATGACGATGTCAGTGAATTAGTTGCCGATGATGAAGAtaagaaggaagagaaaaaacaacgaaagcGAGACCCACCTGGACGTAGAATGACCATTTCAGAG TTGGTGAACACTGTTTTAAAGACAGATATAGAGATAGCAACGCATGTCGCCTTGCACGGGGGAACGCCTCAAGATGCCCTCCAAATTCGACGGCGCAGTGAACCGATGACCCGCAAGAAATCATCAATGTCCTATCTCAGTGCTCGCTCTGAAACAGATACTGCTGCACCTGTTGAT GATCGGGATGATGCTAGAAGTATAGATTCGGCAGACCAGGACGGAGCAGAAAGGGAGATGAGGGCGGATGATCTGACAAGGACTTCTATTCCCTCAGAGGATGAAGATGAGAACGTGGAagacgagaagaaaatttcgattacCACATACTTCAAGTTTGTCTGGGCGTTTATCAACAGTGCCATTGTGTCCATGACAAAACACTTGAATATTTACTCACAGGACTATCGGTACATACGAAAGGTTTTgaccgaagaaaaaaagaacttgaAG CAAAAACCCGACTTCAGAACCGGTACACGTTTGGGAATCAGTCAAATATGGCAACCAATAACTAAAACCCAACAAGC ATCTTCGACATCAACGATCGGCAACAACACTGATGAAACATCCGAAGAGGGCAGCCGACCTGTGGGCCAACCCCGTCGCCTCCAAGATAG GAAAGAGAGCTCGCTGACGGTGCCGCACATTCGTATCCTGGCGCCTAGTTTGGAGCGAGGATTAGATAtgtcttcctcctcctccag TTCCATCATATCCCAAACAACTATATCACATCCAGATGAAGGTCAGGCAGAATTATCTGAAAAGGATCAACCACCGATAATCCAACTATTGGTTTCAATTTGGTTTGTGATATTAGCTCACTCTAACCTGATGTGCTACTTCATGGTGTTTCTTCATCAGATTAAGAATGCTTCGATTTTATCGTTACCACTGCCATTAATGGTGTTTCTCTGGGGAACCCTGACAATACCAAGGCCCTCAAAAACCTTTTGGGTTACTCTGATTGCCTACACCGAG ATCGTCGTGATCATAAAATGTGTATTTCAATTCGCGGTTCTCCCATGGAACAACGATGCCCCCACTAATAAGCCCTTCCTTGCTCAGAGAATAATTGGCATCGAGCGGAAATCAAACTATGCACTTTGGGACTTACTGATACTGCTTATCGTCTTCTTTCACAG ACTGATGCTGAAATCTTTGGGACAATGGAACACTTCAACGCCAAAGGCAAGAAAAGTGATTCCTTCTCATTTGCTGATAGACACAACTCAGTCGCCAATCGTGGGTGATAGAGGACAAGGAGAACAAACTGTAGTCCGAACAGAAGATGTTTTAATTGAAGA CAATAATCAGATACGAAGAGAAAGTTTGAGAAGATCAGGAGATGAAAGAGATCTTTCCTCGTTAGCTGGGGATAATGATAGAACTCTCATTATACGCACAGAAGAAATTGATCcatgtgatgaaaatttaaccaCTGCGATTGGCATGAC tgcCAAAAAGTACGTAGAACCAATGAAGATATATTTCCAGAACATACTGAACGCCAATGGTAAAGAGAAGACCAATGTATATGCGTACATGTTCTTCTgtgatttcttcaattttctcttgATTATCTTTGGATTTTCAGCATTCGGa acTCAACAAGGAGATGGTGGAGTAGCAGCATATCTATCTGAGAACAGAGTTCCGATGCCATTCCTGCTGATGCTGCTACTTCAGTTTGCACTTATTGTAATTGACCGAGCGCTCTTCTTACGGAAATACATTcttggaaaattgattttccagTACTGTCTAGTTGTAGGCATTCACATATGGATGTTCTTCATATTGCCAAGTGTCACTGAGAG ACAATTCAACGAAAAGCTACCACCACAAATTTGGTATATGGTGAAATGTTTCTACCTGTTACTAGCAGCGTATCAACTGCGTCTTGGCTATCCTACTCGCATACTTGGAAACTTTTTATGTAAAAAGTACAGCATCGTCAATTATTGTCTCTTCAAATT ATTTATGATAGTTCCATTTCTTTTTGAATTACGAGCTGTCATGGACTGGATTTGGACTGATACATCAATGACAATCATGGATTGGTTTAAGATGGAAGATATTTTCGCTAGCATCTATCAACTCAAG TGTATGAGGGGTGTCGAAACAGATTTTCCACAACCACGAGGTATCAAGAAGCAGCAAATGAGCAAGTATTTGACTGGTGGGATAGCCCTCTTTCTCATGATTGGCATAATTTGGTTCCCACTACTTCTATTCGCTCTTGGAGGCACTGTTGGAGTGTCGAACATACCCTACGAGGTATCCATGAAACTGCGCATAGGCTCCTACGAACCGATCTATGCCATGTCTGCGCAGAATAGCTCCATAACCACATATAGTGATACAGAATTCACTAAACTCCAGCAACTGTATGCGACTGATCGCAGTGCGGCAACATTCCTTGAGAATTATATTCACTCAGACGTGGCAGCAGTCAAGTTGGGTGCATCATCAAGACGGCTATGGGCAATTTCACCTCCTGATTTGGACAG gctGAAAGCAGAACTTAACTCGTCACTCACAGTCACGATGCACGTTGAGTGGTCTGTGGCCAGGAAAACAGATGTAAAAGATGTTGGCGAAGTAGCGACTACGCTACGCGATATACAGTTACCGGCCACGATTAACGGGCAGCCAAATCGTCTGCGATTGGCTTTGCTGAAGATGCTCACATTGCAAGACCAGACCACAGATGGAAGCAGCGTTTCCTCAGAGATAATCACGTTGTTTAACGCTTTTCCAAAGTTCCTTAAAGTCACCAATAGACTGACTGATGTTGTGCCGCAGCTTATGAATTTTCCGGAAATAG TTCGAGAAGATGAAACCAACACCGACTATTTGTATCGAAATGTAACGTTAATGCTGTCAGGAAACTTCAATTGTTGTGCTCCCCAAAAATGGTGGATAGTCAACGAGGACTGCActgatattatatacacgaaTCGCCTCAAAGAGATTCCAGAAAacgattgtaaaaatatcatgATGCTTCTGTTCAATGACAAAGCATTCCCAAAGGAGCTCAGTTTCATCTCTGGAGTTGG aATCCTTGGCTTGTATACGACAGCCGTCATCCTCGTCAGTCAGATGCTCAGAAGAAACGTGAGCGAAATGGCACCCAAAATAATGTTTGAAGATCTTCCATATGTTGATCGCATACTACGCCTCTGTCTGGATATTTACCTGGTGCGAGAAAGTGGGGAACTATGTCTAGAGGAGGATCTATTCGCAAAGCTAATATTCCTCTACAGATCGCCGGAGACATTAATCAG ATGGACACGTCCTCCAGAGCCTGGGGAACAAGCTGATGACAATGAGGACGGAAATGCAGAGGAACGTGAAGAACATGGCGGTATGCAGGCTGCGTAA